The Thermosipho japonicus region TTTCAGAATACATGCATCAAAAAAGTTTTACTTTTAAGTTACATAATGTTATAATTTCTCCGTAAATTGTGGGGAGGTGTAACGATGAGTCAACTATCAAAAGAAATTACGCTAGAGCTTGTAAGGGTAACAGAAGCAGCCGCACTTATGGCTAGCAAATACTTAGGTAGAGGAAACAAAGAAATGGTTGATAAATTAGCAAGTGATGCTATGCGTGGAATGTTGGACTATATAGACATGCAAGGTGTTGTTATAATCGGTGAGGGCGAAAAAGACAAAGCACCAATGCTATATATCGGAGAACAAGTTGGAAATTGGGAACCTAACACCCCAGAATTAGATATTGCTGTTGATCCAATAGATGGTACAAGACTTGTCGCATATGGCCTTCCAAACGCAATCAGTGTGATTGCTGCCACTGACAGGGGAGCAATCGAATATCTACCCACCTTTTATTCATACAAACTTGCAGTAGGCCCTGAACTTGCCGGGAAATTAGATATCAATGCATCGATAAGGGAAAACCTAAGGGTTGCAGCTGCAATATTAAATATAGATATTTCAGAACTCACCGTTGTAATATTGAACCGCGACAGACACAGAGAAATAATAGAAGAAGTTAGAAAAGTTGGCGCAAGAATAAAACTTATTAGTGATGGAGATATAGCTGCAGCAATAGCAACTGCCTTACCCGAAAGTTATGTTGATATTTATATAGGAATTGGTGGATCTCCAGAAGCTACCTTAGCTGCTGCTGCTTTAAAATCTTTAGGCGGAGAGATACAAATTAAACTCTGGCCAATAGATGAAAATGAAAGGAATGATTTAATCGAAAAAGGTTATGACCTTGAAAAAGTATACAAAACAGACGATTTAATAAAAAGTGATAATGTAATATTTGCAGCTACTGGTGTTACAGATGGGGATCTATTAAGAGGAGTAAAGTATTCAAAAAATGTTGCTATAACAGAATCTATTGTTATGAGATCGAAAACAAAAACGTTAAGAAAGATAATTTCACACCATAACCTGAAATATAAAACCATCCCGCTAAAGAGCGAAGGCGAAGTAAGATTTATTAACGGAAAAAAAGGCAATGATTAATATCTTGAAGAACTCCCCTTCCGAAAGGGGAGTTCTTATCTAAGATAGTCTAATTTCTATTTTCTTTTTTAATTTTCCGAAAAATAAGATGGAAATCAAAACTATTGTTGCTAGTGAAGAAATCATTATTAACCAACCCCACCATTCTAAGCTTTGCTTCTGGATAAATATACCTAGTGGTAATATTGTTCCAAATGCAAGGCCCATGGTAACAGCTTCAAGTATAAGAGTTTGTGAAACGGAAAAAATTCTATTCATATTAATAATTTTTAAATTAGAGGATGAAATCGCAAAATATGCCCCAAGTATAGAACTCATTGCAAATAACAAAAGTGCGAATAATAATCCCAATAACATTATTGGCTTTAAAGTAAAAATAATGCTTGATACAATAAAAATTATTAAAAGCAATACAATATTAATCAAAACAGGTATAGCTATTTTCGAAAATACAAGAGTTGAAAACTTAACTGGGAATACCGATACATATTCTATTTTTGAAATTTCCGATATCATTAGCATACCTGTTTCAAGTGCTATATAAAAAGTAAAAATTGGAATTGTAAACATAATAGGGCTTAAAATATCTTTGTTTATAAACATCATAAAAATACCAAATCCTATTGGATACAAAACAAAGTATAAAAACTGCTCATATCTTATAGTTGCTTTTAAATCTTTCCTTATTATTGCCTTTAAAATTGAACCTGTCCCTTTTATATCATATCTTTTTTTAGAACTTCTTTGAACAGGTTCAAAACCAATTTTGCTGGATATCATTCTAAATAACATAAATAATATTACAGCCGATATAATTGAAAAAATCAAAGTTCTTGTTGAAATAAAACTCCATGCCAAAATATTATATTCTTTTGTAGAAAACAAAAACATTTTCACTAAATTCTGTAATTCTGCAACATCAACATCGACTAGTGCAACTACAAAGAAATAAAAGAATATTGATAAAAGAACAATTATCATATAAAACCTTCTTGTAAATGATTTAGAAGTTTTCCCTCCAATCAATATTGCTATTGTAGATGATAATAAAAGTAAAAACGCTAGGTGAACAATTAATTGTACAATTCCTAAAAGAATGTTTCCTTTTGTTGCAATTAAATAAGCTAATGTCACAAATACAAAAAAGACGAGAACATAAATTTGAGATATTGTAGCTGTAAATATCTGAAATACTGTTAAAGTAGTTCTTGAAATTGGCATCGTTAATAAAATCTCTAGCTCATCATTTCGAGAAAGAGAATACATCGCAAGACCTATAAATCCTACAATGAAAAACAATGACAAGATCGATACCCAAAAAAGAAACATAAGCCTTGAAGCCGCAGGATCTGCCATATAAAGTTTTTCAAAGATCTGTTTTGAAAAAATAAACACGAATATTCCAAGGGGTATAGAACCAATTGCATAACCTAAAAGTTGCTTTGAAAAATTTTTACTTACAGAAGATCTTTTTCTCTTTGTAGTATTCATATAAGGATTGGACAAATACTTTAATAAAATTATAAATTCTCTCATTATTTCACCCCTTATAACATTTCAACAATATTTTTTATATCTTCTTCTTGAGCTGTGAGTTCTAAGAATAGATCTTCAAGAGACTTATTCTCACCATTTCTCAAAGTTTCCATGGTTCCCTGAGCAATTATCTTCCCTTTATCAATTATTGCAATTTCATCACACATTTTTTCGGCAATTTCCAAAATATGTGTGGTCAAAAATATCGTAGTACCTTGAGAAGCGTATTTTTTCAAAAGTTCTTTCAAAATCTTTGCGCTTTTTGCATCAAGTCCTACTGTAGGTTCATCCAAAAATATTACTTCCGGTTTTCTCATCAAAACACTTATAAGCATCAATTTTTGCTTCATACCATGCGACATGTCTGAAACTTGTTTAAACAAATAATTAACTCCAAATGCAGCAGATAATTCCTGTATTCTTTCTTTTACCTCTTTTTCATTTACTCTATAAATGTCCATTACAAACTCTAAATATTCATATCCTTTTAGATGATCATAAACCCTAGGCTCATCAGGTACTACACCTATTCTTCTTTTTACTTCTAGCTCATGTGTTTTCATATTAAGCCCAAGAATTTCAATTTCTCCGCTTGTTGGCCTTAAAGAACCAGTTAACATTCTAATAGTTGTTGTTTTTCCTGCACCATTTGGACCAAGAAATCCAAAGATTTTTCCCTTTTCAACAGTTAAATCAATATTATCCACTGCTACAAAACTTCCAAATTTTTTAGTTAAATTCCTTGCTTTTATCATTTAACCACCCCCTAATGTATTCAGAAAATTTTTCGCAAAACTCACTTAGTTTTGGAGAACCTAATAATTTATGTGTTTTACGAGAAATTCTAAAAATAGCTTTATCTTCCTTTACATTTACTGTAAAACCTTTTCCATAAAAAATAGCAGTTCTTTTAAACGGGGTAAATACAATAATAGGTTTTCCTGTATATTCTCCTTTTTCACAAGTTTTTGCAATTTGCTCTGCAACTTTAGAATTATAAATCCAATTATATATAGGCGTCTTTTTCATTCTGTAAATACTAAATATTGCAAAAATAGATATTATCCAAATGTATTTAGGAAACAGCAAAATTAGAAATATAAATATTCTAGAAAGCATTGAAGTAAATGTTAATCTATAACTAATATAATTAAAAACATTCATCAAAATACCTAATAAAACAAGAATATACAACAAATAATTACTTTTGTCCAAAAATATGGAAAGCACTATACCTACAAATATCAAAACCGACCAAAACTCACTATCTTTTAATAAAACACTTTTTCTATCATATCCTAGAAATTTTAAAACAACGAATCTGAAGAATACTATAAAAACAAGTGTAAATATTGTTTCAATCATTATTCAACCACCTCAATCAAATTCAAAGAAAGAAATTTTTTTAATGCACATAAAACATCAAATTCGTTGATGTTTATTTTTTCTGATATTTCACAAGCTGTTATTCCATTTGAATTAACTGGTGGAATTAAGAACAAAACCTTTCCTTCAATTTCATTAAATTTAATCTTTTCCTTATTTAAAATAACACCCTTTATTGTTTCTCTATTTAAATCATAACTATATTTAAAATCTCCTGATCTCTCCCTTATTCTTTTTCCTTTAAGTTTAAAAATACTCAAAATTTCATTTATATCAATAGTGATTTTTCCCCCAATGTATCTATACTTTTTCGAAGGCCTTCCTATCTTTTTTTCCTCTCTAAATGCTACTATGTTAAACTTTTCCATTACTTCAAGATACCTTTGAACCGTAAAAGTATGATAACCTAAACTTTTTGCAATAGCACTTGAATTCATGTCTGGATTATCTTTCAAAAAATTGAGTACTTCAAAAAGTTGCGGTGATGAAATTATTTTTAAAAGTTCATTCATATTCCCACCTTAACACTATTTATTTCAATTCTATTGAAATTATATCTTATATGAATTTAAATGTCAAATAATTTTTTTTAGTTTAATCTTTTGTAATACTCTCTAGCTACTAACAAATAAACTTATTTTCCAACTTTTTACATTTTTGAACTCTTTTCATACTTTTCTTAAAGCCCATTATTAATTATTTAATTCTATTTCTAAATATTAAAATTAACTTAACTATATTTAGAGTTAGGATATCAAAATTGTGTTAATTTATGTTAAAATTAAATTGAGGTATATGTTACTCTGAGTTTTTACTGTAAAGATAAAGAAATGTTTCTTTTACAACAAACAACAATTTAATTAATCTTAAAAAACTACTAAAATTACTGCTTGAAAATTATTCTACACTTTAAGGGGGGATAAAATGAAGAAAAAGTACATGTTAGCAACTTTTATCTTTTTAGTATTTTTATTGATGGCCTCTTTAGCATTTGGAAATTCTGGTGAAACAAAAACAGTAAACTATGGAATTTGGTCAATTATTCCTCCATTACTAGCTATCGTCCTAGCATTTGTAACAAAAGAAGTTATACTTTCTTTGTTATTAGGAGTATTCTCAGGCGCTGTAATCAATGTTTTTACAACATCAAACTCTGGATTTTTTATGAAAATTATTGAAAGTTACACAAAAACCTTTGAATACCCTGTAAATGCTCTAGCTGATAGTTGGCATGCTGGAATTATTATATTCACATTAACCATTGGTGGATTAGTTGGTGTCATTGCAAAAATGGGAGGAACAAGAGCTATTGCAAATGCTCTTGCAAAAAAGGCTAAAACCCCAAGAAGTGCTCAATTAGTGACTACTTTAATGGGGGTTGTGGTATTTTTTGATGATTATGCTAATACTCTTATAGTTGGCCCTACTATGAGACCTTTAACAGATAAATTAAGAATTTCCAGAGAAAAATTATCTTACATAGTTGACTCAACAGCTGCACCAGTAGCAACAATGGCAGCTATATCCACATGGATCGGATATGAATTGGGCTTAATTTCAGATGCTTTTAATTCCTTAGGAACAAATGTGAATCCATACAATATATTTTTCCAATCAATTCCATATAGAATGTATGGTTTGTTTGCATTGTTTATGGTATTTATGGTTGGTCTTTTACTCAGAGATTTTGGACCAATGTATGAAGCTGAAAAAAGAGCAAGGTTAACTGGTAAAGTCCTGGCAGATAACGCAGAACCAATGTTATCTACAGATTTTGAAAAAGAATTGGATAACAGTAATATTCCTTTAAAAGTCTCAAATGCTTTAATCCCTATATTAACACTAATCATTTTCGCATTCATTGGCCTATGGTATTCAGGTGGAGGATTAGAAAAACCATTTAGCTTAGAGGGAATTAGAAATGCTTTCGGTGACGCTGATGCTTCAGCCGCACTAATTTGGGCATCCGCCCTAGCAAGTATCGTTGCAGTTATAATGGCCGTTTCCCAAGGCATTATGACTTTGAGAAAAGCTTTAGAAGCATGGGTAGAGGGAGCAAAATCATTGGTCATAACAACGATAATACTAATTTTAGCTTGGTCAATTGGTTCGATCGCAACAGATCTAGGAACTGCTGATTATTTAGTAAAAGTCGTTTCATCATCATTGCCTGGATGGTTAATCCCTTCATTAGTATTTGTAATGTCATCAATAGTTGCATTCGCAACAGGTACGTCTTGGGGAACAATGGCTATCATGCTTCCTTTGGCTATTCCTTTAGCAGCTGCATATACAGGAAATGAACCTTCAACATTAGTGTTTGCTACTCTAGGTGCTGTTCTAACTGGTTCAACATTTGGTGATCATTGTTCACCTATTTCTGATACCACAATAATGTCTTCAATGGCTTCATCTGCTGATCACATTGATCACGTTAAAACACAATTACCATATGCCGTCACAGTTGCAATTATAGCTTTTATAGGGTATATATTAGTAGGTATTGGTTTGCCAATTTGGATTACTTTAATAATCGGATTTTCTTTAATTTGGGCAATATTAAGATTTTTCGGAAAATCAACAGATCTAAAAGATTTAGAATTAGAAAAAGAGATATAAAAAAAACAAAAAAGGAGGGCTTTCCCTCCTTTTGGTTTATAAATATTCTATTTATCAAAGTAATATATATTCACCGATTTCTCATTAGGAAATGTAAAAGTAATACAATTAATATCTTTCCTTACTTTTTCAAAGTCCTTAACAACATATGCACTTTTTGTAGAATAGTAGGTTTCAAAGGAATCGAAAGGTGTTGTGTTTGGAAGGTTATAAATAGTCAACCAGAAAAGATCTTCTGAATACAATTGGAGTAATTCACGTTCAAGTATCTTAGAATACATCTTTTGCTGATATTCAATTGACGTGAAAACGGCAGTTACAGCTACAAAAACAAGGATTATAGCTATAACTGCCTCTATATAGCTCATACTATCACTCTTCAATCCATTCTTTAGCTGTTCCTACAACATAATCTCTTTCTATTTCTATTTGCTCTCCTGTTTCCATATTTCTGAGTATCACAACATTTCTTTCAAGTTCATTTTCACCAACAATTACACAGAGTTTACATTTCAATCTAGATGCATGCTTTAATTGAGCACTTAAACCTCTTTCCATTGTACTAAATACTACAGATATGCCATTGTCCCTTAAATCCTCGGCTATTTTTAACGCTTCAATCCTTGCTTGTTCTCCAAGATGAGCAACAAATATTTCGTTATTCTTTATATCTTCCACTGGAATTTTTTCATTTTTTAATGCTATAATAAGCCTTTCTATTCCCATTGCAAAACCTAAAGACGGCGTTTGACTTCCTCCAAGTTCCTTTATTAACTTATCATATCTTCCCCCACCACCAATTGCACTTTGCGCTCCAAGGTCTCCGTGATGAATTTCAAAAACTACACCATTGTAATAATCAAGCCCTCTCACAAGAAGGGGATCTTCTACATAATTAATTTTTAGATTATCCAGTAATCTTTTTGTCTCTTCATAGTGATATTTGCATTCATCACATAAATAATCTGTAATCTTTGGAGCGTTTTTTACATATTCAACATCAACTTTGCAATCAAGCAATCTTAAAACATTGGTATTATATCTTCTTTTACAGTCATCACACACATTATCCAATTTATCTGAATAATACTCTTTTAATGCATTTTTATAATTTGCTCTACATTTATCACAACCAATAGAATTGATCTTTATAGTATAGTTTAAAAGTCCAAGATTCTTTAAAACCCTATCAGCAACAATTATTGCTTCTGCATCTGCAAGCGGCGAAGAAGAACCAATTAATTCTATACCAAATTGGTGAAATTGTCTCTGTCTTCCCTTTTGAGGTCTTTCATACCTAAACATAGGACCAATATAAAATAATCTTTTTGGCAATCCCGTTGCCATCATTGAATTTTCAATAAAAGCTCGAATGGTTGGAGCAGTTCCTTCAGGTCTTAACGTAATGCTTCTTTGCCCCTTATCCTCAAAAGTATACATTTCTTTCTGGACTATGTCCGTTTCTTCTCCAACACTTCTTATAAATAACTCTGTGGCCTCAAAAATGGGAGTTCTTATTTCTGAATAACCATATAGCCTTACAGTCTCTTTAACAACATTTTCAATATAATACCAGTACTTAATATCATCTCCAAAAATATCCTCTGTGCCTTTTATTCGCTTGTACACCGCTTTTCCACCTCCG contains the following coding sequences:
- the glpX gene encoding class II fructose-bisphosphatase — its product is MSQLSKEITLELVRVTEAAALMASKYLGRGNKEMVDKLASDAMRGMLDYIDMQGVVIIGEGEKDKAPMLYIGEQVGNWEPNTPELDIAVDPIDGTRLVAYGLPNAISVIAATDRGAIEYLPTFYSYKLAVGPELAGKLDINASIRENLRVAAAILNIDISELTVVILNRDRHREIIEEVRKVGARIKLISDGDIAAAIATALPESYVDIYIGIGGSPEATLAAAALKSLGGEIQIKLWPIDENERNDLIEKGYDLEKVYKTDDLIKSDNVIFAATGVTDGDLLRGVKYSKNVAITESIVMRSKTKTLRKIISHHNLKYKTIPLKSEGEVRFINGKKGND
- a CDS encoding ABC transporter ATP-binding protein codes for the protein MIKARNLTKKFGSFVAVDNIDLTVEKGKIFGFLGPNGAGKTTTIRMLTGSLRPTSGEIEILGLNMKTHELEVKRRIGVVPDEPRVYDHLKGYEYLEFVMDIYRVNEKEVKERIQELSAAFGVNYLFKQVSDMSHGMKQKLMLISVLMRKPEVIFLDEPTVGLDAKSAKILKELLKKYASQGTTIFLTTHILEIAEKMCDEIAIIDKGKIIAQGTMETLRNGENKSLEDLFLELTAQEEDIKNIVEML
- a CDS encoding transcriptional regulator; amino-acid sequence: MNELLKIISSPQLFEVLNFLKDNPDMNSSAIAKSLGYHTFTVQRYLEVMEKFNIVAFREEKKIGRPSKKYRYIGGKITIDINEILSIFKLKGKRIRERSGDFKYSYDLNRETIKGVILNKEKIKFNEIEGKVLFLIPPVNSNGITACEISEKININEFDVLCALKKFLSLNLIEVVE
- a CDS encoding Na+/H+ antiporter NhaC family protein produces the protein MKKKYMLATFIFLVFLLMASLAFGNSGETKTVNYGIWSIIPPLLAIVLAFVTKEVILSLLLGVFSGAVINVFTTSNSGFFMKIIESYTKTFEYPVNALADSWHAGIIIFTLTIGGLVGVIAKMGGTRAIANALAKKAKTPRSAQLVTTLMGVVVFFDDYANTLIVGPTMRPLTDKLRISREKLSYIVDSTAAPVATMAAISTWIGYELGLISDAFNSLGTNVNPYNIFFQSIPYRMYGLFALFMVFMVGLLLRDFGPMYEAEKRARLTGKVLADNAEPMLSTDFEKELDNSNIPLKVSNALIPILTLIIFAFIGLWYSGGGLEKPFSLEGIRNAFGDADASAALIWASALASIVAVIMAVSQGIMTLRKALEAWVEGAKSLVITTIILILAWSIGSIATDLGTADYLVKVVSSSLPGWLIPSLVFVMSSIVAFATGTSWGTMAIMLPLAIPLAAAYTGNEPSTLVFATLGAVLTGSTFGDHCSPISDTTIMSSMASSADHIDHVKTQLPYAVTVAIIAFIGYILVGIGLPIWITLIIGFSLIWAILRFFGKSTDLKDLELEKEI
- the hisS gene encoding histidine--tRNA ligase, translating into MYKRIKGTEDIFGDDIKYWYYIENVVKETVRLYGYSEIRTPIFEATELFIRSVGEETDIVQKEMYTFEDKGQRSITLRPEGTAPTIRAFIENSMMATGLPKRLFYIGPMFRYERPQKGRQRQFHQFGIELIGSSSPLADAEAIIVADRVLKNLGLLNYTIKINSIGCDKCRANYKNALKEYYSDKLDNVCDDCKRRYNTNVLRLLDCKVDVEYVKNAPKITDYLCDECKYHYEETKRLLDNLKINYVEDPLLVRGLDYYNGVVFEIHHGDLGAQSAIGGGGRYDKLIKELGGSQTPSLGFAMGIERLIIALKNEKIPVEDIKNNEIFVAHLGEQARIEALKIAEDLRDNGISVVFSTMERGLSAQLKHASRLKCKLCVIVGENELERNVVILRNMETGEQIEIERDYVVGTAKEWIEE